Proteins encoded together in one Hymenobacter monticola window:
- a CDS encoding Crp/Fnr family transcriptional regulator — protein MPSPAKHLPPEKLVLFLQSRGHINAAQALEIAGQFSPKFLSKHEFLLREGKVCDDYFFLDRGLLRAFAHNPAGNEVTTAFYPSGQTVLEVSSFFNRIPSQENIQALTDCAGWVVPFAQLNALFHARPEFREFGRSVLVQGFAALKNRMLDMITATATERYEQLLRNSPEVLQHAPVKHIATYLGVTDTSLSRIRAGAKGVGKE, from the coding sequence ATGCCCTCGCCTGCTAAGCACCTGCCGCCAGAAAAACTCGTCCTGTTCCTGCAAAGCCGGGGCCACATCAACGCGGCGCAGGCCTTGGAAATTGCCGGTCAATTCAGCCCAAAGTTCCTGTCTAAGCACGAGTTCCTGTTGCGCGAAGGCAAGGTATGCGACGACTATTTTTTCCTTGATAGGGGCTTACTGCGGGCCTTTGCCCACAACCCGGCGGGCAATGAAGTCACCACCGCTTTTTACCCCAGCGGGCAAACGGTGCTGGAGGTGTCGTCGTTTTTCAACCGTATACCTTCCCAGGAAAACATTCAGGCCCTGACCGATTGCGCGGGTTGGGTGGTCCCGTTTGCCCAGCTCAACGCCTTGTTTCACGCCCGTCCCGAGTTTCGGGAGTTTGGGCGGTCAGTGCTCGTGCAGGGCTTTGCGGCCCTGAAAAACCGGATGCTGGACATGATAACCGCCACGGCCACCGAGCGCTACGAGCAGCTGCTCAGAAATTCGCCCGAGGTGCTGCAGCATGCTCCGGTGAAGCACATCGCCACTTATTTGGGGGTGACAGACACTTCGCTCAGCCGAATTCGGGCCGGTGCGAAGGGCGTCGGCAAGGAATGA
- a CDS encoding DUF4159 domain-containing protein, giving the protein MLKHLLLSAALLFSLTAAGPNYSFRIAKLHYGGGGDWYANKTSLPNLISFCNQALKTNIAPDEATVELDAPELLTYPFVHMTGHGNVSFTATEAKNLRQYLIGGGFLHIDDNYGLDKFIRPEMKKVFPELEFVELPYSHPIYHQKYQFPKGLPKVHEHEGKRAQGFGLIYKGRLVCFYSFECDLGNGWEDVGTYPEDSPATHEAALRMGANLVAYALTQD; this is encoded by the coding sequence ATGCTCAAACACCTGCTGCTTTCCGCCGCGCTCCTTTTCTCGCTCACGGCCGCCGGCCCCAACTACAGCTTCCGCATCGCCAAGCTGCACTACGGCGGCGGGGGCGACTGGTACGCCAACAAAACCTCGCTGCCCAACCTCATCAGCTTCTGCAACCAGGCGCTGAAAACCAACATCGCGCCCGACGAAGCCACCGTGGAGCTCGACGCGCCCGAGCTCCTCACCTACCCCTTCGTGCACATGACCGGGCACGGCAACGTGAGCTTCACGGCCACTGAGGCTAAAAACCTGCGCCAGTACCTCATCGGCGGCGGCTTCCTGCACATCGACGATAACTACGGCCTCGACAAGTTCATCCGGCCCGAGATGAAGAAAGTGTTTCCCGAACTGGAATTTGTGGAGCTGCCCTATTCGCACCCCATCTACCACCAGAAATACCAGTTTCCTAAGGGATTGCCCAAGGTGCACGAGCACGAGGGCAAGCGCGCCCAGGGCTTCGGCCTGATTTACAAAGGCCGCCTGGTGTGCTTCTACAGCTTCGAGTGCGACCTAGGTAACGGCTGGGAAGATGTGGGCACCTATCCCGAAGACTCCCCCGCTACCCACGAAGCCGCCCTGCGCATGGGCGCCAACCTAGTAGCCTACGCCCTTACGCAGGATTAA
- a CDS encoding 1-acyl-sn-glycerol-3-phosphate acyltransferase, which produces MTPREKSPFWHAMATLVFKVAGWHLGEIHNPDIKKSMMIAAPHTSNWDIIIARAAFYLMGVPVRFTVKKEWTEHWALGWLVKAIGGLAVDRSRNNSLVDGMVKLFNEHEELVILITPEGTRAYQPRWRKGYYFAALGAGVPIRLGYLDYAKKEAGIGEAVWPTGDYEADEAKIKAFYRQVTGRFPEKGVR; this is translated from the coding sequence ATGACCCCCCGCGAAAAATCCCCCTTCTGGCACGCCATGGCCACGCTCGTGTTCAAAGTAGCAGGCTGGCACCTGGGCGAGATTCACAACCCCGACATTAAGAAGAGCATGATGATTGCTGCGCCGCACACCAGCAACTGGGACATCATCATTGCCCGGGCCGCGTTCTACCTCATGGGCGTGCCCGTGCGCTTCACCGTGAAAAAGGAGTGGACCGAGCACTGGGCACTAGGCTGGCTGGTGAAAGCCATCGGCGGCCTTGCCGTGGACCGCAGCCGCAACAATAGCCTCGTGGACGGCATGGTGAAGCTCTTCAACGAACACGAAGAACTGGTTATACTCATCACCCCGGAGGGCACCCGCGCCTACCAGCCCCGCTGGCGCAAGGGCTACTATTTTGCCGCGCTGGGAGCCGGTGTGCCCATCCGGCTGGGCTACCTCGACTACGCCAAGAAAGAAGCCGGCATTGGCGAGGCCGTGTGGCCCACCGGCGACTACGAAGCCGATGAAGCCAAAATCAAAGCTTTCTACCGTCAGGTCACGGGTCGCTTTCCCGAAAAAGGTGTGCGCTAG
- a CDS encoding patatin-like phospholipase family protein, with product MQTTHQPTNPPTHQLGLALSGGGARGIAHLGVLAALEELQVPVARLSGVSSGGIACVFYAAGFAPREILRLLQETNVIRLTRPAFSRHGLLHLDAVAQLLARHLGSTVHFEDLRLPVSLVATDLMAGESVYFDSGPLLPPLLASSAVPIVYRPVEYQGRQLVDGGLLNNLPVEPLLGHAGLRVVGVNCNPVNSEARIPTFRRLIERTLHLAINANTTSRKAQCDLLLEPPDLRHYRPLSYKSGAELFDIGYRYTLAQADALAALL from the coding sequence GTGCAGACAACCCACCAGCCCACCAACCCACCAACCCACCAATTAGGCTTGGCTTTATCGGGCGGGGGCGCGCGGGGCATTGCGCATTTGGGCGTGCTGGCAGCTCTGGAGGAGCTGCAGGTGCCAGTGGCGCGGTTGTCGGGCGTCAGCTCGGGGGGCATTGCCTGTGTGTTTTACGCGGCCGGGTTTGCGCCGCGAGAAATACTACGGCTGCTGCAGGAAACCAACGTGATACGTCTGACGCGGCCGGCCTTCAGCCGGCACGGCCTGCTGCACCTCGACGCCGTGGCCCAGCTGCTGGCCCGCCACCTGGGCAGCACGGTCCACTTTGAGGATTTGCGCCTGCCGGTTAGCCTGGTGGCTACCGATTTGATGGCGGGCGAGTCGGTTTATTTCGACTCCGGGCCATTGCTGCCGCCGCTGCTAGCCTCGTCGGCGGTGCCCATTGTGTACCGGCCGGTGGAGTACCAGGGCCGGCAACTGGTGGACGGCGGCCTGCTCAACAACCTGCCCGTGGAGCCGCTGCTGGGCCACGCCGGCCTGCGCGTGGTGGGCGTCAATTGCAACCCCGTCAACTCCGAAGCGCGCATTCCCACTTTCCGCCGGCTCATCGAGCGCACCCTGCACCTGGCCATCAACGCCAACACCACCAGCCGCAAAGCCCAGTGCGACCTGCTGCTGGAGCCGCCCGACCTGCGCCACTACCGCCCCCTGAGCTACAAGAGCGGCGCTGAACTGTTTGACATCGGCTACCGCTACACCCTGGCCCAGGCCGATGCCCTGGCGGCTTTGCTGTAG
- a CDS encoding MBL fold metallo-hydrolase has protein sequence MTIHPLDTGLFKLDGGAMFGVVPKSMWQKLNPADANNMCTWAMRCLLVEDGGRLLLIDNGIGDKQDEKFRGHFYLHGEDTLEKSLRKLGFTSADITDVFLTHLHFDHCGGSVQRRPDGVLQLAFPNARYWSNEAHWDWAVVPNPREKASFLKENILPIQESGHLNFVGLNGGVPDALPQLREIIMADGHTEKMMVPLLEYKGRTLAFMADLLPSTGHVPLPYVMSYDMRPLVTMTEKEAVLRRAAEENWVLVLEHDPVHEACTVQHTDKGVRLAETLRLADL, from the coding sequence ATGACCATTCACCCCCTCGATACCGGCCTTTTTAAGCTCGACGGCGGCGCCATGTTTGGCGTGGTGCCCAAAAGTATGTGGCAGAAGCTGAACCCGGCCGATGCCAATAACATGTGTACCTGGGCCATGCGTTGCCTACTGGTGGAAGACGGCGGCCGGCTGCTGCTCATCGACAACGGCATTGGTGATAAGCAGGACGAGAAGTTTCGGGGGCATTTTTACCTGCACGGCGAGGATACGCTGGAAAAGTCGCTGCGCAAGCTGGGCTTTACCAGCGCTGATATTACGGATGTTTTCCTCACCCACCTGCACTTCGACCACTGCGGCGGCTCGGTGCAGCGCCGGCCCGATGGGGTGTTGCAGCTGGCTTTTCCGAACGCGAGGTATTGGAGCAACGAAGCGCACTGGGACTGGGCCGTGGTGCCCAACCCGCGCGAAAAAGCCAGCTTTCTGAAGGAAAACATTCTGCCGATTCAGGAAAGCGGGCACTTAAACTTCGTGGGCCTGAATGGCGGCGTGCCCGACGCGCTGCCGCAGTTGCGTGAAATCATCATGGCCGACGGGCACACCGAGAAAATGATGGTGCCGCTACTGGAATACAAAGGCCGTACGCTGGCGTTCATGGCCGATTTGCTCCCCAGCACGGGCCACGTACCACTGCCCTACGTGATGAGCTACGACATGCGTCCGCTCGTGACGATGACCGAGAAGGAAGCCGTGCTGCGCCGCGCCGCCGAGGAAAACTGGGTGCTGGTGCTCGAACACGACCCCGTGCACGAAGCCTGCACCGTGCAGCACACCGACAAAGGGGTACGCCTGGCCGAAACCCTGCGCCTGGCGGATTTGTAA
- a CDS encoding acetyl-CoA carboxylase carboxyltransferase subunit alpha: MLLDFEQPIAALEGKLLEMQKLAADSDVEVGEAVAALEKRIKQLKKETYANLTRWQRVQLSRHPERPYTLDYIEGMAEKFVELHGDRTVGDDKAMVGGFGEIDGQTVMFIGQQKGHNTKQRQFRNFGMPNPEGYRKALRLMKLAEKFNVPVVTLIDTPGAFPGLEAEERGQGEAIARNLKEMFMLKVPVVCVIIGEGASGGALGIAIGDRVLMLENTWYSVISPESCSSILWRSWDYKEQAAEALKLTATDMQKAGLVDGIVKEPLGGAHTDPGRMIETLKATLLKTLKELAAVPAEERISQRIDKFSAMGVVVE, from the coding sequence ATGCTCCTCGACTTTGAACAACCCATTGCTGCCCTCGAAGGCAAGCTTCTCGAAATGCAGAAACTCGCCGCCGACAGCGACGTGGAAGTTGGGGAAGCCGTGGCCGCGTTGGAAAAACGCATCAAGCAGCTCAAAAAAGAAACGTATGCCAACCTCACCCGCTGGCAACGCGTGCAGCTCTCGCGCCACCCGGAGCGGCCTTATACCCTGGACTACATAGAGGGCATGGCCGAGAAGTTCGTGGAACTGCACGGCGACCGCACCGTGGGCGACGATAAGGCCATGGTGGGCGGCTTCGGCGAGATTGACGGCCAAACGGTGATGTTTATTGGTCAGCAGAAGGGGCACAACACCAAGCAGCGCCAATTCCGCAACTTCGGCATGCCCAACCCCGAGGGCTACCGCAAGGCCTTGCGCCTGATGAAGTTGGCCGAAAAATTCAACGTGCCGGTGGTGACACTCATTGACACGCCCGGCGCGTTTCCGGGCCTGGAGGCCGAGGAGCGGGGGCAAGGCGAGGCCATTGCCCGCAACCTCAAGGAGATGTTTATGCTGAAGGTGCCGGTGGTGTGCGTCATCATCGGGGAAGGCGCGAGCGGTGGGGCCTTGGGCATTGCCATCGGCGACCGGGTGCTGATGCTGGAAAACACGTGGTACTCGGTGATTTCGCCGGAGTCGTGCAGCAGCATTCTGTGGCGCTCGTGGGATTACAAGGAGCAGGCCGCCGAGGCACTCAAGCTCACGGCCACCGATATGCAGAAAGCGGGCCTTGTGGACGGCATCGTCAAAGAGCCCCTGGGCGGTGCCCACACTGACCCCGGGCGCATGATTGAAACCTTGAAAGCCACGCTGCTGAAGACGCTGAAGGAACTGGCCGCGGTGCCGGCCGAAGAGCGGATTTCGCAGCGCATCGACAAGTTTTCGGCCATGGGCGTGGTAGTAGAGTAG
- a CDS encoding site-specific integrase, which produces MLKIQFDRRADRPDAAGRCPIHLRAYFDGQRLRVATREKCFITEWNADKGRFKKPFPGLVEANEYLDILAERMHARYRQLRASGVAVTIEALKAALAPPAVEAPKEEEPAPIVLTELYADYQAALKARGNMVQSMVSVATTLTHLNGFEKALKRKLQLGDYDLAMHDKFLAYLREKKKLGQNTVCKTVKHVKAFLRYVREDRRMPVAVESREMKIRWAEVDKVYLSAAELSLLEKAMLPSTLVATRDAFLFCCYTGLRHSDLAELNKANVQTWDGSRILRLTQTKTRTAVSIYLTPPAAALLDKYEGTRAHLLPAYSNQVMNRYLKRIAQLAGLREMVEVVTVEEGKVVKRQQPKHELLSMHTARHTFAVLSLMRGLPVAVLQKVLGHAKIQTTMLYAKVVEDFQHQEMRRIWEGNTASVPAVVPNPVCGIETAVA; this is translated from the coding sequence ATGCTGAAGATTCAGTTTGACCGCCGGGCCGACCGCCCGGACGCAGCGGGGCGCTGCCCCATCCACTTACGGGCGTACTTCGACGGGCAGCGGCTCCGCGTGGCCACCCGCGAAAAGTGCTTTATTACCGAGTGGAACGCCGATAAAGGCAGATTTAAGAAACCATTCCCGGGGTTAGTTGAGGCCAATGAGTACCTGGATATATTGGCCGAACGGATGCACGCCCGGTACCGGCAGCTGCGAGCTTCGGGCGTTGCGGTAACAATTGAGGCGCTGAAAGCGGCGCTGGCCCCACCGGCGGTGGAAGCGCCAAAAGAAGAGGAGCCGGCCCCAATTGTGCTGACCGAACTCTATGCTGATTACCAAGCGGCGCTAAAGGCGCGGGGCAACATGGTTCAGTCGATGGTATCGGTGGCCACTACCCTTACCCACTTGAACGGGTTTGAAAAGGCGCTCAAGCGCAAGCTGCAGCTCGGCGACTACGACTTGGCCATGCATGACAAGTTTCTGGCCTACCTGCGCGAAAAAAAGAAGCTGGGGCAAAACACAGTGTGCAAAACAGTGAAGCATGTGAAGGCTTTTCTGCGCTACGTGCGCGAAGACCGGCGCATGCCGGTGGCCGTGGAATCGCGGGAGATGAAAATCCGTTGGGCTGAGGTAGACAAGGTTTATTTGAGTGCAGCTGAGCTGAGTTTGCTGGAAAAAGCCATGCTCCCCTCTACGCTAGTGGCCACGCGGGATGCTTTCTTGTTCTGCTGCTATACCGGGTTACGTCACTCGGACTTGGCAGAGCTGAACAAAGCCAACGTGCAAACCTGGGATGGCAGCCGCATCCTGCGGCTGACGCAGACCAAGACGCGCACAGCGGTCAGCATCTACCTCACGCCACCGGCGGCGGCCCTGCTCGACAAGTATGAAGGGACGCGGGCACACTTGCTGCCGGCATACAGCAACCAAGTGATGAACCGGTACCTGAAGCGCATTGCGCAGCTGGCGGGGCTGCGGGAGATGGTGGAAGTGGTGACAGTCGAGGAAGGCAAGGTGGTGAAGCGGCAACAGCCCAAACACGAGTTGCTGAGCATGCACACGGCGCGGCACACCTTCGCGGTGCTCTCGCTGATGCGCGGGCTGCCGGTGGCGGTGCTGCAGAAGGTGCTGGGCCACGCTAAGATTCAAACGACCATGCTCTATGCGAAGGTGGTGGAGGATTTTCAGCACCAGGAAATGCGGCGGATATGGGAAGGTAATACGGCATCAGTGCCGGCAGTAGTACCAAATCCGGTTTGTGGAATCGAAACTGCAGTGGCATAG
- a CDS encoding RING finger protein has product MYESLIKVSLRQKAVYVPSAEGAATAPAAAEDTALLVANLAKLGYATSEPLRQALAGTTPAFQTQMLGVMREVTGMEKNWTPLVKGWDKPTGEGRMDHLLTWVTTVFQGKGTRLPCGHIIPPNTFPLERYNGCPFCGTPFELASIEYTGQGSKFKELGLWTEADVTGCLRDLLASKTALDATQQDSLQHLLAVLPLPTNVTIVMKETRMAVVDAYVKLGRADQAQTFFTSPTDVLRYLWFKKTGFLQLVEPKTVQHRRLKNARTISRFGWTKERFEQAQAENQAQVLAQTRADLKLKYSRGEAAMVASWLNAFPQSPAQLCEIMHPKRGMWVRFIRALRLAEYSKKPGREKLRETLDVFYNQTYEVWQGRVNHFRLRADAAQTFALLKQRPGLFARSLFANMVWFGAEPAIAAFAEVIDKVPARLVFTLYMYAEGYFVKHSKRAVKPLGGAGRHIPTNHLLDMYDESELEAMQQAVAGLCGLAMERRFAAQPTTNRTMYIDPTLYKIPVAIGDRSETVQDLPAALMGTRFQVAGDTVRLFMQWGVGLPAQHLDLDLSCTVSFAGGTEICSFSQLVATGCKHSGDIQSIPDQVGTAEYIELDLAALQQAQAQYVTFTSNAYTYGAIVPNTSIGWMSSEQPMRISQSGVAYDPSCVQHQVRVSKSLSKGLVFGVLNVAQREIVWLEMAFQGQLVQNLNATGVQALLRKLESKLSIGQLLAIKAKAQHMELVDTPEADEVYPAAWALNTAAVTQLLVD; this is encoded by the coding sequence ATGTACGAGTCATTGATTAAGGTCAGCCTGCGGCAGAAAGCGGTGTATGTACCGTCAGCGGAAGGTGCTGCCACTGCTCCGGCCGCGGCTGAAGATACAGCCCTGCTGGTCGCCAATTTGGCAAAGTTGGGCTATGCCACTTCGGAGCCGCTACGACAAGCACTAGCAGGAACTACGCCAGCGTTCCAGACGCAAATGCTGGGGGTGATGCGCGAGGTCACGGGAATGGAAAAGAACTGGACACCCTTGGTGAAAGGCTGGGACAAGCCCACAGGCGAAGGGCGCATGGACCACTTGCTCACCTGGGTAACTACGGTGTTTCAAGGCAAGGGCACCCGCCTACCCTGCGGACACATCATTCCGCCAAATACGTTTCCGTTGGAGCGGTACAACGGCTGCCCCTTTTGCGGGACACCTTTTGAGTTGGCGTCGATTGAGTACACCGGGCAAGGCAGCAAGTTCAAGGAGCTAGGGCTGTGGACCGAAGCCGATGTGACCGGCTGCTTGCGCGACCTGTTGGCTTCGAAAACGGCATTGGATGCTACGCAGCAAGACAGCCTGCAGCACCTGCTGGCGGTGCTGCCCCTGCCAACGAACGTGACCATCGTGATGAAGGAGACGCGTATGGCCGTGGTGGACGCCTATGTAAAGCTGGGACGCGCTGACCAGGCACAAACCTTCTTCACCTCTCCCACCGACGTTCTGCGGTACCTGTGGTTCAAGAAGACTGGCTTTTTGCAGTTGGTAGAGCCGAAAACCGTTCAGCATCGGCGGCTGAAAAACGCGCGCACGATTTCCCGCTTCGGCTGGACGAAGGAGCGGTTCGAACAGGCCCAGGCGGAAAACCAAGCACAGGTGCTGGCGCAAACCCGGGCCGACCTGAAGCTCAAGTACAGCCGTGGCGAGGCAGCCATGGTGGCCAGCTGGCTTAACGCCTTTCCGCAAAGCCCCGCGCAGCTCTGTGAAATCATGCACCCCAAGCGCGGCATGTGGGTGCGCTTCATTCGGGCGTTGCGGCTGGCCGAGTACAGCAAAAAGCCTGGACGGGAAAAGCTGCGCGAGACGCTGGACGTGTTCTATAACCAGACGTATGAGGTGTGGCAAGGACGCGTGAATCATTTCCGGCTGCGGGCGGACGCGGCGCAGACCTTCGCTTTGTTAAAGCAGCGACCGGGCTTGTTTGCCCGCTCCCTGTTCGCCAATATGGTGTGGTTTGGCGCGGAGCCTGCCATTGCTGCCTTTGCGGAAGTGATTGACAAGGTGCCGGCCCGACTGGTGTTCACCCTCTATATGTACGCCGAGGGCTACTTCGTGAAGCACAGCAAGCGCGCGGTAAAGCCCTTGGGCGGGGCCGGCCGGCATATTCCGACCAACCACCTGCTGGACATGTATGACGAGAGCGAGCTAGAGGCCATGCAGCAAGCGGTGGCCGGCCTGTGCGGACTCGCCATGGAGCGGCGGTTTGCGGCACAGCCCACGACCAACCGCACCATGTACATCGACCCGACGCTATACAAGATTCCCGTGGCCATTGGCGACCGCAGCGAGACCGTGCAGGACCTGCCCGCGGCGCTGATGGGCACGCGCTTTCAGGTGGCGGGCGACACGGTGCGCCTGTTTATGCAATGGGGTGTGGGCCTGCCGGCCCAGCACCTAGACCTGGACCTGAGCTGCACAGTGTCGTTCGCGGGTGGCACGGAAATCTGCTCGTTTTCGCAGTTGGTGGCCACCGGCTGTAAGCATAGCGGCGACATTCAATCCATACCTGACCAGGTAGGCACGGCGGAATACATTGAGTTGGACTTGGCGGCGCTGCAGCAGGCGCAGGCGCAGTACGTAACGTTTACGTCCAATGCCTATACCTACGGGGCAATTGTGCCGAATACCAGTATTGGATGGATGAGCAGCGAGCAACCCATGCGCATTTCCCAAAGCGGGGTGGCTTACGACCCTTCCTGTGTGCAACACCAGGTGCGGGTTAGCAAGAGCTTATCAAAAGGGTTGGTGTTTGGGGTGCTGAACGTAGCTCAGCGTGAGATTGTGTGGCTGGAAATGGCTTTTCAAGGGCAACTGGTGCAGAACCTCAATGCAACCGGCGTGCAAGCATTGCTGCGCAAATTGGAAAGCAAGCTGAGCATCGGACAGCTGTTGGCCATTAAAGCCAAAGCACAGCATATGGAACTGGTTGACACACCGGAGGCTGACGAAGTGTATCCTGCCGCTTGGGCCCTGAACACTGCGGCAGTCACGCAGCTGCTGGTGGACTAA
- a CDS encoding SWIM zinc finger family protein, translated as MSDFAYSYARPSALEQRPEGNALLLSAFAEEGLDTETACFFWGRLRNSWLAARGLSTLAKVVASRFVPQSIALRDPIVTAGASQLRFEAFSSCNGVYARLDLGPEALDGEFLSSGTTNVDFNEPMVNALARISRTEPVLLSVGQQEVVLERAAGKVVERKVALPERWIKGLTSVQAYLALMEEKLRLTRVQAVQLVQSIPAGSSKADYYLVLRGVRPSFTPVASAGAVQVGGVHRLRLLDGLLPLCEAVRVYATPDGQASAFVLELGGGQSFLLALSADVWRGFSGEGNQLETLMDELPAEWISGANRLFRGNEVFNPSLFALEHDLAPGTVERLCASLSAMGLLGFDLADNQHFYRRLPFKLGRILSMNPRLKNARALLDAADDVQLVGLGAGGRTEARVRGTDVWHTVVVGGAEAARCTCPWFSSHQGQRGPCKHILAAQMRFL; from the coding sequence ATGTCTGACTTCGCTTACTCGTACGCCCGCCCTTCTGCGTTGGAGCAGCGCCCCGAGGGCAACGCCCTGCTGCTGTCCGCTTTTGCCGAGGAAGGGCTGGACACAGAAACCGCCTGTTTCTTCTGGGGCAGGCTGCGCAACTCCTGGCTCGCGGCGCGTGGGCTGAGCACCTTGGCCAAGGTGGTTGCCTCGCGGTTTGTACCGCAGAGTATCGCCTTGCGGGACCCTATTGTGACGGCGGGCGCTAGCCAGCTGCGCTTCGAAGCTTTTTCCTCGTGCAACGGCGTGTATGCTCGGTTGGACCTAGGACCGGAGGCCCTGGATGGGGAATTTCTCAGCAGCGGGACTACCAACGTGGACTTCAACGAGCCGATGGTGAATGCGCTGGCCCGCATCTCCCGCACGGAGCCGGTGCTGCTGTCGGTGGGACAGCAGGAAGTGGTGCTGGAGCGGGCCGCGGGCAAAGTGGTGGAGCGGAAAGTAGCCTTGCCCGAGCGCTGGATTAAAGGCCTGACCTCGGTGCAGGCCTATCTGGCGCTGATGGAGGAAAAGCTGCGCCTGACGCGCGTTCAGGCCGTTCAACTGGTGCAAAGCATTCCGGCCGGCTCTAGCAAAGCTGATTATTACCTGGTGCTGCGGGGCGTGCGACCCAGCTTTACTCCGGTGGCCAGCGCCGGGGCCGTGCAGGTGGGCGGGGTGCACCGCCTGCGCCTACTCGACGGGTTGCTGCCCCTCTGCGAAGCTGTGCGCGTGTACGCCACGCCGGACGGGCAGGCCTCGGCCTTCGTGCTCGAGCTCGGGGGTGGGCAGAGCTTTTTGCTGGCGTTGTCGGCTGACGTGTGGCGGGGCTTCTCGGGCGAAGGCAATCAGCTGGAAACGCTAATGGACGAACTGCCGGCGGAGTGGATTAGCGGGGCCAACCGCCTGTTTCGCGGAAACGAGGTGTTTAATCCCAGCCTGTTTGCCCTGGAGCATGACCTGGCGCCCGGCACCGTGGAGCGGCTCTGCGCCAGCCTCTCGGCCATGGGCCTACTGGGCTTCGACCTGGCCGACAACCAGCACTTTTACCGGCGCCTGCCCTTCAAGCTTGGCCGCATCCTGAGCATGAACCCGCGCCTGAAAAACGCCCGCGCCTTGCTGGACGCGGCCGATGACGTGCAACTCGTGGGCCTGGGAGCCGGGGGCCGTACCGAGGCGCGGGTGCGCGGCACCGACGTGTGGCACACGGTAGTGGTGGGCGGTGCGGAAGCAGCACGGTGCACCTGCCCCTGGTTTAGCAGCCACCAAGGCCAGCGAGGGCCGTGCAAGCACATTCTAGCAGCCCAGATGCGCTTTTTGTAA